The following are encoded together in the Armatimonadota bacterium genome:
- the recJ gene encoding single-stranded-DNA-specific exonuclease RecJ, which translates to MPACRPAWDAAPRDFDFEAQMARELGIHPVIAGVMRRRGITTPDHARRFLHPDLADLHDPFLLPDMDIAARRIVKAIENHETVLVHGDYDVDGITGSALMVRFLSKLGADVQYHLPHRQIDHYGLSVEAMREAARVGAHLAIAVDCGVTGFEAVAEGRRLGMDVVVIDHHEPEDRLPNANAIVDPKRADSTYPERDLASVGLCFKTASAVCTLMDVPQESLQRAFLDLVAMGTIADVVPLIGENRILASHGLRSMAGTRKVGLQALMRLCNADGDIRASDVAFRIAPRMNAAGRMGDATDALELLLTNDPETATRLALSLDNANRERQRVQERIYRDALEMIEGEVDFENEHVVVLASPEWHVGVVGIVASKIMETHSRPTILMVQENGEARGSARSVHGFDISQALQGCTDLLLSHGGHALAAGMSLRIENLPDFRRRLNCLAAESLRLEDLQPRLETDAEVLLDEVDAELLEGLAQLEPFGQANPAPLFVTHGVDVLDVRTVGRDNQHLKLFVSQGDRPVDCIGFGMGPEADWIDRGSTIDICHTPEINEYNGTRGVQLRLQAVRAAR; encoded by the coding sequence ATGCCTGCATGCAGACCCGCATGGGACGCCGCGCCACGAGACTTTGATTTTGAAGCGCAGATGGCCCGCGAACTGGGGATTCACCCCGTCATAGCGGGCGTCATGCGCCGCCGCGGCATAACCACTCCAGACCACGCACGCCGCTTCCTCCACCCCGATCTGGCCGACCTGCATGACCCGTTCCTATTGCCCGATATGGACATCGCGGCCCGGAGAATCGTGAAGGCCATCGAAAACCATGAGACCGTCCTGGTCCACGGTGACTACGATGTGGATGGAATTACCGGTTCTGCCCTGATGGTCCGTTTCCTGTCGAAACTGGGGGCGGACGTGCAGTATCACTTGCCCCATCGTCAGATTGACCACTATGGGCTGAGCGTGGAGGCGATGCGCGAGGCCGCGCGGGTGGGTGCCCATCTCGCCATAGCGGTGGATTGCGGTGTCACCGGCTTCGAGGCGGTGGCGGAGGGGCGGCGCCTGGGCATGGACGTGGTGGTCATCGATCACCACGAGCCCGAGGACAGACTACCCAACGCCAACGCCATCGTTGATCCAAAGCGCGCCGACTCCACCTATCCCGAGCGCGATCTGGCCTCTGTCGGCCTCTGCTTCAAGACCGCGTCGGCCGTTTGTACCCTCATGGACGTGCCCCAGGAATCCCTGCAGAGGGCATTCCTGGACCTGGTGGCCATGGGAACCATAGCCGACGTGGTCCCGCTCATCGGCGAGAACCGCATCCTGGCCAGTCACGGCTTGAGGAGCATGGCAGGCACGCGCAAAGTGGGGCTGCAAGCTCTGATGCGTCTGTGCAATGCAGACGGAGACATCCGAGCTTCCGACGTGGCCTTCCGTATTGCCCCGCGGATGAACGCCGCCGGGAGAATGGGCGACGCGACTGATGCCCTGGAATTGCTTCTCACGAATGACCCGGAGACTGCCACCCGGTTGGCTCTCTCCCTGGATAACGCGAACCGCGAGCGTCAGCGGGTCCAGGAGCGCATCTATCGGGATGCCCTGGAGATGATAGAGGGAGAGGTGGACTTCGAGAACGAGCACGTCGTGGTGCTGGCGTCTCCTGAATGGCACGTGGGCGTTGTGGGCATTGTGGCCTCGAAAATCATGGAGACCCACTCGCGCCCGACGATCCTCATGGTGCAGGAAAACGGTGAGGCCCGGGGATCCGCACGGAGCGTTCATGGGTTCGATATCAGCCAGGCCCTGCAGGGGTGCACCGACCTGCTGCTGTCCCACGGTGGGCATGCCCTGGCGGCCGGGATGAGTCTGCGCATTGAGAACCTGCCGGACTTCCGCCGACGCCTGAACTGCCTCGCCGCCGAATCCCTGCGTTTGGAGGACCTTCAGCCCAGATTGGAGACCGACGCTGAGGTGTTGCTGGACGAGGTGGACGCGGAACTGCTTGAGGGTCTGGCGCAGCTTGAGCCCTTCGGGCAGGCGAACCCGGCGCCCTTGTTCGTGACCCACGGGGTGGATGTGCTGGATGTCCGGACTGTCGGAAGGGACAACCAGCACCTGAAACTGTTCGTGAGCCAGGGTGACCGCCCGGTGGACTGTATCGGGTTCGGAATGGGTCCTGAAGCCGACTGGATCGACCGGGGATCTACTATCGATATCTGCCACACTCCCGAGATCAATGAGTACAATGGGACCCGAGGGGTCCAACTGCGTCTCCAGGCTGTTCGCGCGGCACGGTAA
- a CDS encoding NDP-sugar synthase — translation MKAPVNQAVLLVGGQGTRLRPLTCDRPKALVPLLNEPLLACELRLLARHGITNVILSVGYRARVLQDALGDGSRWGVRLRYVEEPSALGTAGGLRNALELLDGPFVAMNGDLVYDVDLSAFAEAHLRAGAMVSFCLRRVEDIRRFGLIQCDDSGRVVAFREKREVDETGRNTVNSGVYLMDPEALLRVPAGVEWSNETQLFPGLLQEGCLLLGFMPEQQGYWADVGTVESYLQTSRDLLRGAIPWMRGAVATSVMGRTEDIEQPVGLAEGVRIEDGARVGPEVCIGARGTVGAGARIQASILWEDVTIGPNAHIHNCIIGAGVTIGAGCKYSGKVVVR, via the coding sequence TTGAAGGCCCCCGTCAACCAGGCGGTCCTGCTGGTGGGTGGACAGGGCACGCGATTGCGTCCCCTGACCTGTGATCGCCCCAAGGCTCTCGTACCCTTGTTGAATGAGCCCCTGCTGGCCTGCGAACTGCGCCTTCTGGCACGCCACGGCATCACTAACGTGATCCTTTCCGTTGGTTACCGCGCGCGCGTCCTCCAGGATGCGCTGGGGGATGGGTCGCGCTGGGGGGTAAGGCTGCGGTACGTTGAGGAGCCTTCGGCACTGGGAACCGCCGGCGGTCTGCGGAATGCCCTGGAGCTGCTGGATGGGCCCTTCGTGGCGATGAATGGGGACCTGGTGTACGACGTAGACCTGTCCGCCTTTGCCGAAGCCCACCTGCGAGCGGGCGCGATGGTGAGTTTCTGCCTGCGGCGAGTGGAGGATATACGGCGTTTCGGGCTGATCCAGTGCGACGATTCCGGTCGAGTCGTGGCCTTCCGCGAAAAGCGGGAGGTCGACGAGACCGGACGGAATACTGTGAACAGCGGGGTCTATCTCATGGACCCGGAAGCATTGCTGCGGGTGCCCGCGGGCGTTGAGTGGTCCAACGAGACCCAGCTGTTTCCCGGTCTGCTCCAGGAAGGCTGCCTCTTGCTGGGGTTCATGCCCGAACAACAGGGCTACTGGGCTGACGTGGGCACAGTAGAGTCGTACCTGCAGACCAGCCGCGACCTGCTGCGAGGCGCAATTCCGTGGATGCGGGGAGCGGTCGCCACATCTGTCATGGGACGCACCGAGGACATCGAACAACCGGTGGGGCTGGCTGAAGGCGTACGCATTGAGGATGGCGCACGAGTAGGGCCGGAGGTGTGCATTGGCGCGCGTGGCACAGTCGGCGCCGGGGCGCGCATCCAGGCGTCTATCCTGTGGGAAGATGTGACCATTGGGCCCAATGCCCATATTCACAACTGCATAATCGGCGCCGGGGTGACCATCGGCGCGGGCTGCAAGTACAGTGGAAAGGTCGTCGTCCGGTGA
- a CDS encoding alanine--glyoxylate aminotransferase family protein — protein MSHQDPLLMIPGPTNLPPEVRAAIGAPSMYHRGPGFMGLLDGCNRGLQVVFQTKNDVIILASSGTGGVEAAIVNLINPDDRVLVVRGGKFGERMAEIAARFGALVTTLDVEPGRAAEPQQLADVLARKPFKAVLFVQNETSTGITQNVATLAKIAHDHRCLTIVDCVSGMGGIPVRTDEWGLDAVISGSQKAFMLPPGLSFVSLSQRAWEIAEKSKTPRFYFDLPAARKSLAKGQTPFTPAVNLIQGLGASLELILGEGLEKVYARHARAGRSVRLAMQALGLELFADPAYASNVVTAIRAPEGVSSTDVVKRLAANHQIVISDGQSELKGKIFRIGHMGWFDEEMLARTVRATGETLAGLGHSCDPQAGEETLREVWAQA, from the coding sequence GTGAGCCACCAAGATCCATTGCTGATGATTCCAGGGCCGACCAATCTGCCGCCAGAAGTTCGAGCGGCCATCGGCGCGCCCAGCATGTACCACCGCGGGCCGGGCTTCATGGGGCTCCTCGACGGCTGCAACCGGGGCCTGCAGGTAGTTTTCCAGACGAAGAACGACGTGATCATCCTGGCATCATCGGGTACCGGGGGCGTTGAGGCGGCCATCGTCAATCTCATCAACCCCGATGACCGGGTGCTTGTGGTGCGCGGAGGGAAGTTCGGCGAGCGCATGGCCGAGATCGCGGCCCGATTCGGCGCGCTGGTAACGACGCTCGACGTCGAACCCGGGCGAGCCGCCGAGCCCCAGCAGCTTGCGGATGTACTGGCGCGCAAGCCATTCAAGGCCGTGCTGTTCGTGCAGAACGAGACCTCGACTGGCATCACACAGAACGTCGCTACGCTGGCAAAGATCGCTCACGATCACCGATGCCTGACCATCGTGGACTGTGTGAGCGGGATGGGCGGGATCCCGGTGCGCACCGACGAATGGGGCTTGGACGCAGTGATCTCCGGCTCCCAGAAGGCTTTCATGCTCCCGCCCGGGCTGTCCTTTGTATCTCTCTCGCAGCGAGCCTGGGAGATTGCGGAAAAGAGCAAGACGCCGCGCTTCTACTTCGACCTGCCCGCCGCGCGGAAGTCACTGGCGAAAGGCCAGACGCCTTTCACCCCCGCCGTCAACCTGATCCAGGGCCTGGGGGCGTCTCTTGAGCTGATCTTGGGCGAGGGCCTTGAGAAAGTGTACGCGCGCCACGCCCGGGCAGGACGTTCGGTGCGTCTGGCAATGCAGGCGCTGGGCCTGGAGCTGTTTGCGGACCCCGCCTACGCAAGCAATGTGGTGACCGCGATCAGAGCACCTGAGGGAGTCTCGTCCACAGATGTCGTGAAGCGGTTGGCGGCTAACCACCAGATCGTAATCTCCGACGGCCAGAGTGAACTGAAAGGTAAGATTTTCCGAATAGGGCATATGGGCTGGTTCGACGAGGAGATGCTGGCGCGCACGGTGCGTGCAACGGGCGAGACTTTAGCCGGTCTGGGGCATTCGTGCGACCCGCAGGCCGGCGAGGAAACGCTGCGGGAGGTCTGGGCACAGGCATGA
- the serA gene encoding phosphoglycerate dehydrogenase produces the protein MRPRVLVCDNVAASGLEFLRTRAEVVEAGSLDEQALIAALDGCQALIVRSATKVTAPVFEACRGLKVVARAGVGVDNIDIEAATRWGVLVVNSPAGNVLAAAEHTLAMLLAAARNIPQADASMKQGRFDRKSFIGRQVLGKTLGIVGLGNIGTEVARRARALGMNVVAFDPYASEEHVRKLGATSAPLHELLAQSDFLTVHVPLTDETRGLIGARELDLLPDHAVVVNCARGGIIDENALLEALQAGTVAGAALDVFVGEPDVNASLVGHPRVIATPHLGASTSEAQETVVLDAASQVMDVLAGLPPSSPVNVPALPAELMDQLSPYLLVARHLGTLANVLVTGAARSVKVDAGAGAPVQGIPLLAHTIVARMLSGKIDQRVNEVNAPVVARERGIEVLHGALAEDPGYSRYLEAGIVGEDFAYELAGAVLEGDQPRILRIAGYAVDLRPEGRIILVWKDRPGTPGFIGAVGTTLGDAGVGIASIQVGHEIIDDRGLLVIRVLQEPSSEVLQAIREHPDVARLETVVFD, from the coding sequence ATGAGGCCGCGGGTACTGGTCTGTGACAATGTGGCGGCGTCCGGCTTGGAGTTTCTGCGCACCCGAGCAGAAGTGGTGGAAGCCGGCAGCCTGGACGAACAGGCGCTGATTGCGGCCCTGGATGGCTGCCAGGCTCTCATCGTCCGCAGCGCAACGAAAGTAACCGCGCCCGTGTTTGAAGCCTGCCGGGGCCTGAAAGTGGTGGCTCGCGCCGGCGTGGGTGTTGATAACATTGATATCGAGGCTGCCACGCGCTGGGGGGTGCTGGTGGTCAACAGCCCCGCGGGGAACGTGCTGGCCGCGGCCGAGCACACCCTGGCAATGCTGCTTGCTGCCGCGCGAAACATCCCGCAGGCCGATGCATCAATGAAACAGGGGCGGTTCGACCGCAAGAGCTTCATAGGCCGTCAAGTCCTGGGCAAGACGCTGGGGATCGTGGGCCTGGGAAACATCGGGACCGAGGTCGCTCGAAGGGCGAGAGCTCTCGGGATGAACGTCGTCGCCTTCGACCCCTACGCCTCCGAGGAACATGTGCGCAAACTCGGAGCCACCTCTGCCCCACTCCATGAGCTGCTGGCCCAGAGCGACTTTCTGACCGTACACGTGCCGCTGACAGACGAGACCCGGGGCCTGATCGGGGCGCGTGAACTGGATCTGCTGCCCGACCATGCCGTGGTCGTCAACTGTGCGCGGGGAGGGATCATCGACGAAAACGCGCTTCTTGAGGCGCTTCAGGCGGGCACGGTCGCCGGAGCCGCGCTAGATGTTTTCGTCGGCGAGCCCGACGTGAACGCGAGCCTCGTGGGGCACCCTCGTGTCATCGCGACACCGCACCTGGGCGCCTCCACGAGTGAGGCCCAGGAGACGGTTGTTCTGGACGCGGCGTCGCAGGTGATGGATGTACTGGCCGGCTTGCCTCCCAGTTCGCCGGTGAATGTGCCCGCCCTGCCCGCAGAGCTGATGGACCAGCTCAGCCCGTATCTGCTTGTTGCCAGGCATCTGGGGACCCTCGCGAATGTGCTGGTGACCGGCGCCGCTCGGTCGGTGAAGGTGGATGCAGGGGCAGGCGCGCCAGTTCAGGGCATTCCGCTCCTGGCACACACCATCGTGGCGCGGATGCTGTCGGGGAAGATCGACCAGCGGGTGAACGAGGTGAACGCTCCAGTAGTTGCGCGTGAGCGCGGCATCGAGGTGCTTCACGGCGCACTGGCCGAGGACCCGGGGTATTCGCGCTATCTTGAGGCCGGCATTGTGGGTGAAGACTTTGCCTATGAGCTCGCGGGAGCTGTGCTGGAAGGGGACCAGCCCAGAATCCTGCGCATCGCGGGCTATGCAGTGGATCTACGCCCTGAAGGCAGGATTATTCTCGTCTGGAAGGACCGGCCGGGGACGCCCGGATTTATCGGTGCGGTGGGCACGACCCTCGGTGATGCGGGGGTGGGAATTGCCAGCATCCAGGTTGGCCATGAGATCATTGATGACCGCGGCCTATTGGTGATCCGAGTTCTGCAGGAACCATCGTCCGAGGTGCTTCAGGCAATCCGTGAGCACCCGGACGTCGCGAGGCTGGAGACGGTGGTTTTCGACTGA
- the surE gene encoding 5'/3'-nucleotidase SurE — protein MRILITNDDGVHAPGLRALVSELTSLGEVVVFAPEREQSCSGHAITLHKPLRIRDARIDGADVRAYSVSGTPADCVVLGCLQEKEPFDLVLSGINAGANLGEEVFYSGTVAAAMEASLHGIRSVAMSVTAYRDCDFRAAAQFATRFGPACTTMDLPPDTVLNVNVPSLPPDQIRGVRVTRLGRRSYENFLERREDPRGVPYYWFSGEAREADATEDTDIGATQAGFISVTPMRFDITAYEAMGGIMSQLSAMGLVKP, from the coding sequence ATGCGCATACTGATCACAAATGACGACGGAGTTCACGCACCGGGCCTGCGGGCACTGGTTTCGGAGCTGACCTCGCTAGGTGAAGTGGTGGTGTTCGCCCCCGAACGCGAGCAGAGTTGCAGCGGGCACGCAATCACCCTGCACAAGCCCCTGCGCATCCGGGACGCCCGCATTGACGGAGCGGATGTGCGCGCATATTCGGTGAGCGGCACTCCCGCGGATTGTGTGGTTCTCGGTTGCCTGCAGGAGAAGGAGCCCTTCGACCTGGTGCTGTCCGGGATCAACGCCGGAGCCAATCTGGGTGAGGAGGTTTTCTACTCGGGCACCGTAGCGGCGGCGATGGAGGCTTCGCTGCACGGCATCCGCAGTGTCGCGATGTCGGTGACGGCCTACCGCGACTGTGATTTCCGTGCGGCGGCGCAGTTCGCGACCCGATTTGGGCCGGCCTGCACAACCATGGACCTGCCGCCAGACACCGTGCTGAATGTGAACGTGCCCAGCCTGCCACCCGATCAGATTCGGGGCGTCCGGGTCACGCGTCTGGGCCGACGGTCGTACGAGAACTTCCTGGAGCGTCGCGAGGACCCGCGAGGCGTGCCCTATTACTGGTTTAGCGGGGAAGCCCGGGAGGCCGACGCCACCGAAGACACCGACATCGGCGCCACACAGGCCGGATTCATCTCGGTCACGCCCATGCGGTTCGACATCACCGCGTATGAGGCCATGGGCGGGATTATGTCGCAACTGTCAGCTATGGGGCTCGTGAAGCCATGA
- a CDS encoding 4Fe-4S cluster-binding domain-containing protein, producing MRPSYLEAIEQGTFGGKLADLRALLSPCRLCPRECGVDRLSGEAGFCGGLDRAVVSGAGPHFGEERPLVGSGGSGTIFLAGCNLGCVFCQNYDISHLRQGRPLTCAALAQVMIDLQAQGCHNINFVTPTHFAPQLVEAVGVAARQGLRLPLVWNCGGYESVKALRLLDGIVDIYMPDAKYWDAAVGQELSGVPDYPQRMQEAITEMHRQVGDLALDRRGIATRGLLVRHLVLPENLAGTAGIAGFLASLSRDTYVNIMAQYRPCHRASDFPRIARRITAKEFQQALTDASVAGLRRFDDRPTNLA from the coding sequence ATGAGGCCGTCCTACCTCGAAGCCATCGAGCAAGGGACCTTCGGGGGGAAGCTGGCAGATCTGAGAGCGCTGCTGTCGCCCTGTCGTCTCTGCCCGCGAGAGTGCGGCGTGGATCGACTGTCTGGGGAAGCCGGGTTCTGCGGCGGATTGGACCGGGCCGTTGTGTCGGGGGCAGGCCCGCATTTCGGGGAAGAGCGACCGCTTGTTGGGTCCGGAGGGTCCGGCACGATCTTCCTGGCCGGCTGCAATCTTGGCTGCGTGTTCTGCCAGAATTACGATATCAGCCACCTGCGCCAGGGCAGGCCGTTGACCTGCGCCGCGCTGGCACAGGTGATGATCGACCTGCAGGCCCAGGGCTGCCACAATATTAACTTCGTGACACCCACTCACTTCGCGCCCCAACTGGTGGAAGCAGTGGGAGTAGCGGCCAGGCAGGGGCTTCGCCTGCCGCTGGTGTGGAACTGCGGCGGGTATGAGAGCGTCAAGGCCCTGCGGCTCCTGGACGGCATCGTGGATATCTACATGCCCGATGCGAAGTACTGGGACGCCGCGGTGGGGCAAGAGCTCTCGGGCGTTCCTGACTATCCGCAGCGCATGCAGGAAGCTATCACCGAAATGCACCGGCAGGTGGGCGACCTGGCCCTTGATCGCAGGGGTATCGCAACGCGCGGTCTGCTCGTGCGCCATCTCGTGTTGCCTGAGAACCTGGCTGGAACCGCCGGGATAGCGGGGTTCCTTGCGTCACTGAGCAGGGACACATACGTCAACATCATGGCCCAGTACCGCCCGTGTCACCGGGCTTCGGACTTCCCGCGGATCGCCCGCCGCATCACTGCCAAAGAGTTCCAACAGGCCCTGACGGACGCCTCGGTCGCGGGCCTGCGCCGGTTCGACGATCGGCCGACGAATCTGGCCTAG
- a CDS encoding CTP synthase has translation MSAKYVFVTGGVISGIGKGITTASVGRLLKDRGIRIGIVKMDPYINVDAGLMNPFQHGEVFVTNDGAETDLDLGHYERFIDQPLSKASNVTTGQVYGEVIAKERDGNYYLGHTVQVIPHITDEIKSRIRLAAKKQDAELLIVEIGGTVGDIEGQPFLEAIRQMRIDEGPENVCFVHVTLVPFVGTVGELKTKPTQHSVRELRSVGIQPDIIVARTQGPIDEGAKRKLALFCDVPASHIIEAQDTSASLYEIPMLLEQQGIADLICKEVGIPPRPAQLGEWQAMVDRINHPSSTVPIAMVGKYMDLKDAYLSVTEALKHGGIANDCAVEIRYVDSEDVERDGPEAHLAGVHGVLVPGGFGDRGIEGKIAAIGYARENRIPYLGLCLGLQTACIEFARNVCGLEGADSREFKQDAAHPVIIYLKEQEYVTELGGTMRLGAYPCVLQEGSLAARLYGTTEIHERHRHRLEVNNAYRKTLADCGLVFSGTSPEGDLVEIIEYPEHPFFIATQFHPEFQSRPNRAHPLFRGLVQAALKRQGECGCGQRPA, from the coding sequence ATGAGCGCAAAGTACGTCTTCGTCACCGGTGGAGTCATCTCGGGTATCGGGAAAGGTATCACCACTGCATCCGTCGGGCGTCTGCTCAAAGACCGTGGTATCCGCATCGGTATCGTGAAGATGGACCCGTACATCAACGTGGATGCAGGCCTGATGAACCCCTTCCAGCATGGCGAGGTGTTCGTCACCAATGACGGCGCCGAGACCGACCTGGACCTGGGGCACTATGAACGGTTTATCGACCAGCCCCTGAGCAAGGCATCAAACGTCACCACCGGCCAGGTCTACGGCGAGGTAATCGCCAAGGAGCGGGACGGAAACTACTACCTGGGGCACACCGTCCAGGTGATTCCGCACATCACCGACGAGATCAAGTCCCGTATCCGCCTCGCTGCGAAGAAACAGGACGCGGAACTGCTCATCGTCGAGATCGGCGGGACTGTCGGCGACATCGAGGGCCAGCCGTTCCTCGAAGCCATCCGCCAGATGCGCATTGACGAGGGCCCGGAGAACGTGTGCTTCGTGCATGTGACGCTCGTCCCCTTTGTGGGAACCGTCGGCGAATTGAAGACGAAGCCGACCCAGCACAGCGTCCGGGAACTGCGCAGCGTTGGCATCCAGCCGGATATCATCGTCGCCCGCACTCAGGGCCCCATCGATGAAGGGGCGAAGAGAAAACTGGCGCTATTCTGCGACGTACCGGCATCGCACATCATTGAGGCGCAGGATACCTCCGCCAGCCTGTATGAGATCCCCATGCTTCTGGAGCAGCAGGGAATCGCCGACCTGATCTGTAAGGAAGTGGGCATCCCCCCCAGACCGGCGCAGTTGGGCGAGTGGCAGGCGATGGTGGACCGAATCAATCATCCCAGCAGCACGGTGCCCATCGCCATGGTCGGCAAGTACATGGACCTGAAGGATGCCTATCTCTCCGTCACCGAGGCGCTGAAGCATGGCGGGATCGCCAACGACTGCGCGGTGGAGATCCGCTACGTGGATTCGGAAGACGTGGAGCGCGACGGCCCCGAGGCTCACCTGGCAGGAGTGCACGGCGTGCTGGTTCCCGGTGGATTTGGCGACAGGGGTATCGAGGGCAAGATCGCGGCCATCGGCTATGCCCGGGAGAACCGCATCCCCTACCTGGGCCTTTGTCTCGGCCTGCAGACCGCCTGCATCGAGTTTGCGCGCAACGTCTGCGGTCTCGAGGGCGCAGATAGCCGGGAGTTCAAGCAGGATGCGGCGCACCCGGTAATCATCTACCTGAAAGAACAGGAGTACGTGACCGAACTTGGCGGCACCATGCGCCTGGGCGCCTACCCGTGCGTATTGCAGGAAGGCTCGCTGGCTGCGCGGCTCTACGGGACCACGGAAATCCACGAGCGCCACCGACACAGGTTGGAGGTCAACAACGCATACCGAAAGACGCTGGCCGACTGCGGGCTGGTGTTCTCGGGGACGTCGCCCGAGGGCGACCTGGTGGAGATCATCGAGTACCCCGAGCATCCGTTCTTCATCGCCACCCAGTTCCACCCGGAATTCCAATCTCGGCCCAACCGCGCACACCCCCTTTTCCGGGGTCTGGTACAAGCAGCCCTCAAGCGCCAGGGCGAGTGCGGCTGCGGCCAGCGGCCTGCGTAA